GCAGAGGAGAAACAGTAGGCGGCGGAAAACAGGGTCAACGCAAATAGGGCACCCATAATCAAAGCCAGCCGAGTCCAATCCCCTCCGGTAAAAATGCGCAGGTTAATAAGTGCTGTCCCTTTATCAAGCCAGAGCAGAGAAGCACACCCGAGCAATATCCCGCTCACATTTCCGGCCCAGCGTTCACGGCTGAAAACCAACCCGGCAGCACCGACCATAAAAAAGACCAGACCGTTATCGCCGCCGCGCAACGCATGTGCTGCAAGCAGGAGATATGAAAAGGATATAAAAAAAAGTCCGGCCACGTTACCGTCCTGAGTTAAGAATAAATTTTAATCCAGCAGAAGTTTATCATGGCCGACCCGTTCCATGACCCAGCCGAAACGTTTACCGTCCACATAATTATCCATCCAGATTTTCATACATCTGGCAACAAGGTCCAATGCTTCTTCGCTGGTGTATACACCGGGCAGTTCCGTCGCCAGCCGGGGGTGCCGCCCCAGCCTGCCGCCGATAAGAAAACGCCAGCCGCTACGGGAGCAGGAAATAACTTCGGTGGGACAGACATTGGTACAATAGCCGCACACAAGACACTTCTCACGGGTGATTACCACTTTACCGTCAACAAGTTCCATAGCCTCGTCAGGGCAGGCCCGCACACATTCTTCACAGCCGATACAGCCGTCATGGTCAATTACCGGCACACAAGCCCGGATCAATCCGATATCAGCGATATGCGGCCGAGAACAACCGTTAGGACAGGATGCTCCGCTCACCGAAACCATCTTATGCCTGCTTATCTTATCCCCGAATCTTTGCTGCAGGAATTCAGGCCAGCCGCTGTTGTTGATTACTTTCTCAATGCGCCCGGCAAAGCCCTCATCCACAAACAGAGCAAAACGGCAACCGCCCTCGCCAGACCCGCGGCAGATATTTATTACGGCTGTTTTATTCATGATGTTTCCTTTCTTCATATTATCGGTTAGTTGACTATAGTACTGTTACTTGGCACAAACCCTGACTTAAGTCATTTACCGGACACCATTAATTATAAAAGAAAAATGTAATGAAAAAGACACATAATCTGGACAAAATAAGCCTTTTTGCAGGACTGAGTGCGGAGCAGCTGGAGAAAATCGGACAAATCATTGTATCCCGTGAGCTGAAAAAAGGGGAACAGATTTTCACCGCCGGAAGCGATGCCACGGGATTTTATTCTATTGAATCCGGTAAAGTCAAAATCTACCGGGAATCATTGGCCGGAAAAGAACAGATCATCCATATTTTCGGGGCCGGGGAAATCTTCGGGGAAGTGCCCGTTTTTCAGGGAGCCTGCTATCCGGCAAGCGCGGTAACTCTGGCTAAATCCACCCTGCTCTATTTCCCGCGCGACCGTTTTGAAAAGGTCATCCGTGAAGACCCGGATCTGGCAATGTCCATGCTGGCCCTGCTTTCCGGCAGGCTCCGCCAGCTGGTAAATCAGGTGGCCGCGCTCAGCCTGAGTGAAGTTCCGGCCCGGCTGGCAAGCTACCTGCTGCTGCTCAAGTCCACCCAGAATTCCAATGTGCTGGAACTGGACCTGCCCAAAGGATTGATCGCTTCGTATCTGGGAACAATTCAGGAAACCCTCTCCCGCGTTTTCAAAAAAATGAGCGAACAGGGGTTGATTAAAGTGGAACGTAAAACAGTTGAGATTATTGATGAAGCCGCGCTGGAACTCATTGCCAGCGGTGAAGAACAGCTTTAACCGTCACGCTTGTAAAGCCCGTTCAAATCCTCTCTGGCCTGCTTGACCAGCGTGGCGATCTGGGGCTTGGAGTACTGACGGTTTGCACCTACGGCGTCCCCTTTATGCAGCAGTTCTTCTGTGATCAGGGATGAAAAAAGATACACGGTCAGGTCACGCAGATTGGGGTCTTCCTTGATGCGCTTGGTCAGGGCGTGGCCGTCCATTCCCGGCATTTCAATATCCGAGACAACCAGCTGGATGAATTCGGAAACATGCAGTCCGGTCTTGGTTACTTTTTCAGAAATTTCTTCAAGGGCCTTCCAGATTTCAAGGCCGTTGGGATAGGCTTCAACCTCAAACCCACCCCGTTGAAGTGATTTTTGGACCAGATTACGCATGGACCGCGAATCATCGGCGCACAGAGCCTGATAAACGCAGTCAATGGATTCTTCCACCTCTTCAAGGGCAGCCTTGTCCCGCGCCGGATTAAGGTCTTCCATGGCCTGTTCAAGGTCAAGCACCTGCAGGATGCGGTCAGGATCGGTAAGCTTTACCGTACCGATGATGGTCCCTTCGGCATATTTAGCCATATCGCCCTGCAGGGATTCGAGCTCCTGCCAGCTGACCCGGTGAATGCGGTTGACTCCCGAAACAAGGAATGCACTGACAATCTCATTGAACTCGGTAACCAGCACCATGCGCCGGTCCTTGGAAACAGGCTCCATGCGCAGCCAGCCGCTGAGGTCGATAAGCGGAATGACCGTGCCCATAAATTCGAACATACCCAGTACCAGAGGGCTCTGCGGGTCAATATCCGGCGCGCCCTGCGGGGTGGAACCGTTATTCTTGCGCCCGGAAAAATTCTTCAGGTCGGCCTCACGGACAATCTTTTTGACTTTCGCAACGTTCAGACCGAAAGACCAGCGTTTGTATGTATCGCCGCTGCCTTCATCAAGATAGAGTTCCAGAAGTTCCACCTCGTTGGTACCGGACTCAAGCAGAATTTTACTACCCGTCATTACTGGCTGTCCCCTCAAATCAATTTAAAATCTTAATCGAATTTTTTAAGTACGATTAACCAGTTACCCCACCTGTGGATTTCAGTCCAGTATTCTTCATAAAAAAGCACCGGCTTGCCACATAGTTAACCGAAAATTTTCTTTTTGAGAGCACCCAGCATGCTGCTGAAGACAAGATCCCAATCCCCGGCTTTTTTCTGGCGGAAAAGAGTCATGGACGGATACCACGGGGAATCCTTGCGTTTACGCATCCAGCGCCAGTCCGGATTATAGGGTATGGCGACCCAGACAGGGACATTCAAGGCTCCGGCCAGATGAGCCACCGAAGTATCCACTGTGATGATAAGGTCAAGCTGCCCCATAATCTTGGCGGTATCGGCAAAATCCTCACACCCGCTGCCGAGATCGCGGACCAGCAGACCGCAGCCGTATTTTTCCCGCTGCGCTGTTTCCGGACCTTTCTGCAGAGAATAAAGAGTCACTCCGGGAATTCCGGCAAAGGGCAGAAAATTTTCAATACTTACTGAGCGGTTATGGTCATTTTTATGAGTAGGTTTTCCGGCCCAGACAATGCCTATCTTGAATTTTGTCCCCTGCGGAACATGGACCGGGAATCCGGCCTGCGCCGGAGGGATAATGTAGGGACACTTACGGGGAATTGATTTCAAATCATGCTTCATTATACGCGGCAGACTGAGCAACGGACTCTGCACATCAAAATCCGGCAGCCTTTCCCCGTTGCGTATAATGGCATCAATACCGTCCATTCCTTCCAGCAGACTGACCAGTTCCGGCTGGCATTCAAAAATGACCTTACCTCCGGCTTCAGCCACAAGAGGCAGGTAGCGGCAGAAATTCAGGGTATCCCCGAAGCCCTGCTCACCGTAGATAAAGATGGTTTTTCCATTCAAGGGAGAGCCGTCCCAGACAGGCTGACGGAAATGACGCAGGGTCAGTTCCTCACGCTTCCAGCGGTATTCATAAAGTTCAAAGCCGTTTATAAAATCACCCTTGGACAGCAGAGCCAGCGATTTATCCCAATTGATGCGGTGGTCACCGGGCCTGTATTTCAGGCAATAGTTGAAAAGACGAATGGACTCATCCAGCTTGCCCAGATCCTGAAGAACCAGCCCCAGATTGTAATAGGCATCGATAAATTTGCGGTCCAATTCTATGGCCCTGCGATGGCAGTTCACTGATTCTTTCAGCCGGCCCTGCCTGCGCAGAACATTACCGAGATTGCTGAACGCTCCGGGACTGTCCGGGCGCACAGCCACAGCCCTGCGGTAACAGGTCTCAGCAGCCTTGAATTTACCTTCTTCGCGCAGGGCCACACCTAGATTGGTCAAAAGCACCGGGTCATCCGGCAATATACTCAGGGCCATGGCATAATGGGTAACAGCCTCACCATACTTGCCCGCAGAATGGGCTTTCACCGCAGCAAGAAAACTTTCCTTTACCCTCGGCGGGACAGTATCAATCCAGTCGGGCTGTTTTTTCTCCGGCTTTCCGGGAGCTGCTTCAGTGCTCATCGTTCCCTCATGGCATAGCTCATGGAGCCCATGAACGGCTCAAGGATATATTCCATAACCGAACGGGTACCGATATGGATACCGGCAATCACGCGAATGCCGGGAAAAAGCTTGTAGTAGTTGCCGTCGTGCTCGAAGTAATCCTTATCGGTCACAATGCGCACCCGGTAATAGGTCACGCCCCGGTCGGTGGAATCGGCATCCGGGCTGATATTAATGACTTTGCCGTCGATGTTGCCGAAACGTGAGGCATCGCCGGAAGCCAGCTTGACCACCGCTTTCTGGCCGTCCTTAACGTAGCCGATATCGCTTATGGGCAGCCGGGCCTCGATAACCAGCTTGTCGCCTGCCGGAACAATATCCATGATGGTCATCCCGGGTTTCACAACTTCTCCGGTACTGTATACGAAAAGGGTCTTGATAACGCCGTCCACCGGGGAACGGATAACTGTCCGGTTCAGATTATCCGCAAATTTACGCTGACGCTGGGACAATTCATCAAATTCCCTGCGGTCTTCCTGTAGTTCCTCACGCACTGAAGCCAAATATGAATTCCTGATCTCGCCGATATCGGCCTTGGCCTGCGCCAGTGCGGAACGGGCTTTGCCCAGCTTGGCTGAATCCTCTTCAATGCCGCTCTTGAGCTTGGACTCCTCCTTAAGAAAACCGAGGTGCTTGTAACGGGAAGTCAGACCGTCTTCCAGCAGTCCGGCACTGATCCCGATCTGCTCCCGCAGCAGCTTCAGGCTGTTCCTTGAGTTACGCTGCCGGGATGTGATCTGTTTGATATCCTGCTCACGCTGCTTGATTTTTTCCTGCTCGGAAAGCAGGTCACTCTCAAGACGGGCCTTGCGGGTCTCGAAAAGTTTCAGGGACCGCTCAATCAGGGACGGAAATTTCTCATAAATATCTTTGGGATAATCCGGCGCGGCAAGTCCCTTGTCCTCCGCTTCCAGCCGGGCAATGTTTACCCGCAGGGAAGTTACCCGGACCTCAAGTTCTTCCACAGTGGAATCACTGGCCGTGGCTTCAAGGACAATAAGCTCCTGCCCTTTACGGACATTCTCGCCTTCACGCACATTGATCTGCCTGATGATGCCGCCCTCAAGGTGCTGCACCGGTTTGACCCTTGAGCTGGGTATAACCTCGCCCTCGGCCTGACTGACGATATCCAATTGAAAAAAACAGGCCCAGCCGAAAAAGCCCAGACACATGGCGATGCACAGAAAAAGAAAAAAGTGACTGGTCGCCTTTACATCTCCGGAATATTCAGGACTCACTGCACACCTCCATCCCCGGAGGGTTTAACAGACGCTTTGTCAGAAGGGTCAGCATTGGAGTCCGACACGTCCTGCTTGGGAAAAAGCACCTGCGGCTTGGGCTTGCTGCCCAGATCAATAATAATATCTGCACGCTGCATCAGCCGCATATCCTGCGAAACTATGACCATGGTCTTTTGGGCCTTGACCATGCTCTGGATAATCATATCCATGGCCCGCAACCCTTCAATATCAAACCCTTCGGCAGGCTCATCCAGCACGGCCACAGCACCCTGTACGGAAAGGGCACGGGCCAGGGCCAGCCTGCGCCGGATGCCCACGGCAAGCTCCGCGCCGCCGTTAACCACCTGAGCCTCCAGCCCGTTTACGCTGGTATCGAGATATTTTTTAAGCCCGGCAATCTCCACCACCCGCTTCAAACGTTCCTCGTCCATATCCGGGTTATTCAGGCAGATATTTTCCCTGATGGTGGCATTGAGAAAAGTGGGCTCCTGCGGGAGATACATAACCTGCCTGCGCCACCATGGAGCGGAAAGCTGGCGGACATCCACCCCTCCGGCCAGAATCTGGCCCCGTCCGGGGTCAATGAGTCCCAGCAGCAAACGCACGAGGGAGGTTTTCCCGGCCCCGTTATGGCCGGTGACAACAACAACATTTCCCGGCTCAATATTCACATCCAAACCTTCGAAAAGAGGTCCGGTGGAACCGGGGTAGGCAAAACCGAGATCCTTGATTTCAATGGCTCCCCGGTAATTTTTCAACTCGGTTCCGCTTTCCGATTCAAGGGGTTGGCGGACAAACTCCTGCAGGGACTGCATCATCTGCCCGGCCTGCGAGATCATGGTCCGGGATTTCATGAAGGATGCGGAAACAGCCAGAGCCTTACCGGAAAGAATGGAAGCACCGATCAGCCCGCCGGTACTCATGGACCCGGCCACAACTTCACGTGCGCCCACAGCATAAACCATGACCCGCAAGAGCATGGCTATACTCTGCAAAACGGCCTGCCCGCGGGTGCTGCCCTGCACCATGTCCCGTTTGATCTGCTGCAGCTTGCCCATCTGGTTCTGAAATACCCCGGTCAGAAAACCGCGTCCGCCGAAAGCCCTTACCGTATCCGCCCCGCTGATGGCATTGGCGAGGTTGCCGCGATGAACAATGGACTCATTCCGCATGGTGTCGGTCATACGTTTGCCGCGGCGCATGCTCAGCCATCCCGCAAGCAAAGAACAACCGATGGCCAGTACGGTAATCAGGGCCAGTACCGGACTGAGGAAAAAAGTAGCCCCCACAAAAAGAATGAAAAACGGCATATCCAGCACAGAGCAGATGACCGAAGCATCATACCCGGACTGCACCACCTGAATTCCGCCCATAAGTTCATGAATCCGGGCCGGGGGAATCCGCCCCAGAGTGGACATCTTGGCCCGGGCCAGACAGCCCAGCACGGTATCGGCCAGATGCTTATCCGGTCCCACGTTAACGGCGGAAGCAAGCCGCACCCGGCCCAGCGTAAAAGCATGGTTGAGAACCCCGGCGATGAGCATGCCCACGGTCAGGGTGATCAGGGTGCCGTCAAAGCCGTAGCCCACATAACGGTTCAGGACCTGAATTACAAAAATAGGAGAAGCAAGGGACAGGACATTGATAAACAAAGAGGCGAGGCAGATTTCAAATGCCAGAAAAGGATGTAACGACAATCGCCTCAATAACTCTCTCATACCGATGGTCCCCTGTGCAGATTCAGAATGTAGAAATATAGCCGGAAAAAGAAAATTCCATGAGCATGCACACATGGAATTTTCAATTAATCTCTAACTGACGTCCTGACTTTATTTAAAAACGTCAATACCCATCATGCCCATTTCATACAAAAGCTTGTAAGCGAAAATAATGTTATCAATGTCGGCGGTAACGCTGGCACTGGTAGCAGTTGAGTAATCCCGTTCACCAACAAGGATGTCGAGCAGTTCAACCTGTTCGCCGGTGGCTCTCTTCTTCTTGATCAGCTCAAGAAACTCCGCAGTGATATTGGCCTGAGTCCTGTACAACTCCGCGTTCTTGCGCAGAGTCATCAGTTCCAGCCATGCGTTGCGGACATTTTCTTCAACTGTGCGGCGCACATCCAGAGTGGTCTTGCGGATTTCGCGCAGGTTCGCTTTTGCGGCCTGAGCACCTTCGTATTCATAAAGACCGCTGAACCCGGTATAGCTGACCTGAAAAGTAGCCTTGTTCTCCATTCTTACACCGGATGCTCCCTGATCCTGCTCTCTTCTCTTTCCTTCAAGCACGAATTCAAACTGGGGATAGAGGGAAGCTTCCTGAACACCTACATCATGGGAAAGTCTTTCCTTGGTGAACTTCAGCTGCAGCAGCATGGGGTTCTGGGCCTGAGCCTGTGTAATGGCATCATCAAGGGATGCAGGCATGTAAGTGGCAGGCATATCCACCGGAACCATCTTGTTGATTTCTTCCATGGTCACCGGAAACCCGAAAACCGCCTTAAAACGGTTACGTGCGGTCTGAACGGAACGTTCTACTGTAACCCTGTAAGAAGTTGCCCCGGCAAGCTGGGCTTTAATCTGGAGTTCCTTATATGAGAGTCCCGCGCCACGCTTGACCAGAGTCTCTTCCATGCCGGAAAGACGTTTCATGCTCTCTTCAGACTGGATAGCGTACTTCAGGGTTTCCCTTGCCCGGATAAGGCCGAGGTAAGCTTCCACACCCTGAATCAGCAGTTCCTGACGGGTCTGCTCGAGCACGGCCTTGTATTCATTCAGCAAAGCTTTGCTGCTATCGATATTGCTGTTCACCCCGCCGAAATCGTAAAGCAGCTGAGTGGCTTCAATACGCTGTTCGTTGCGGGCTTTATTGGTACCGCCGCCGGGCTTGTCAATCTCCTCACGTCCGCCCTCTATAGAGGCATCAACTGAAGGGGTCCAACCTGACCAGCTCTGGGAGACAAGGTGTTCTGCGGATTCCACGCGGGCTTCCGCAGCCTTGATGCGGTCATGGGTGGAGAGAAGGTCCTGCAAAATATTTCTAAGATAGGGTGAACCGTCAACCTGCTCTGGATTCATGGGAGACATTTCCGGCTGCGCAAAAGCAACACCAAAACTCCCCAACAACAGGCACGCCGTCAGACAGAGAATTAAAGACCTCACTTTTCTCACAACCGATCCCTCCCGAAAAAACTAACTATATTAAAAAGATACAATATATTCTACTTTTCTCAACCCATTTATATCTATAGTATATATATAAATTCAATTGAAAAATCCAGATGATTCATACATATATAAATAACATAGAGTAATTTTTATTAACACAACTTAAACTCTTTCCGGGAAAAAAATGCTGGCTATCTTAAAAAAAATAACAGGTTCGGACTCTTTTTTCCTCATCGCCACCGGACTGGCGGTCTCAATTCTGGTGGCAGCCCTCTATATTTTCCAGCCGCCCATCCTTCAATTTGTGGATTACAAAATTTACGACCAGTACATGCGCTCCAGCCCGGTGGGCAAGAAGACAAACATTCCGGTAATTGTGGATATTGACGATGAAAGCCTTGCCGAACTGGGCCAGTGGCCATGGCCCCGCTACCGCATGGCCCTGCTGCTGGCAAAACTACAACAGGCCGGGGCACTTTCCACCGGGCTTGATATTCTCATCGGTGAACCGGACCGCACCTCTCCGTCCACCATCCGGGACAGCCTGCGAGAGGAACTGGGCGTAACCGTTGATTTCAAAGGACTTCCTCAAGGACTTATGGATAACGACAAGGTCCTTGCCGATGTGCTGGAACGGGGCCGTTTTGTGCTCGGTTTCTATTTTGATTTTCTGGAAGACAAAAAGGACCCGTCAGTCATGGCACTGCCCTGTTTTGCCAAACCGGTACCCATCGCCCAGATCAGGGCCAAGGGCGCGCCGGACCTCAAAGACCTGACCCTTAACGCACAGGACGCCATCTGCCCGCTCCCGGTGCTGGCCAAGGCCTCCCCCCTGTGCGGATTCTACAACTCCATCACCGATTATGACGGTGTTGTACGCCGGGTACCGCTGATCATCACCATGGACGGCAAGCAATACCCCAGCCTTGCCCTTGCCACACTAATGAAAGCCATAGGCCGCAGGAATATCCTCGTTAAAACCAGCCCCATCGGTATTGAATCCATCAGACTGGGCAAAACCACCATCCCTGTCGATGCCAAAGGACAGATGATGGTCCGCTACCGGGGCGGCATGGAAGAATTCCCCTACTACAGTGCCAAGGATGTTCTGAGTGGAAAAGTCGGGGAAAAGGAACTCAAAAACAAAATAATTTTCATGGGCACCTCTGCCGCCGGACTGCGTGATTTAAGGGTTACCCCCTTTGCATCGGACTATCCGGGTGTTGAAGTGCACGCCACCATCGTGGACAACATCCTGACCAAGGACTTCATCCTCAAACCGGACTGGGTGCCCGGCCTTGAACTGCTGCTGGTACTGGCGGCCGGCATAGGCTCCATGATCCTGCTGACCTGGACCCGTTCCATGTGGATGATCATGCCCATCGCAGTCATGGGTGCGGGCATTGTTTACGGTTCCATCTACATTTTCCGGGAGTACGATGCTTATTTCACGCCCATGTACGCGCTCATTGTACTGGGCCTGAACTTCACCCTGCTGACCCTGATCAAGTTCTGGCGCGAAGAAGGCCAAAAAAAATTCCTGCAGGCCACATTCTCCTCCTATCTGGCCCCGGAACTCATCGACGAGATGTTCTCCAACCGTGAAATGCCGGAACTGGGCGGTGAAGCAAGGCAAGTCACCGCCTACTTCACCGACATCCAGAGCTTTTCCACCTTTTCTGAAAAGCTGACCGCGCCGCAGCTGGTTGAATTGCTTAACGAATACTTATCGGTAATGACCGATATTCTCATTGAGGAGAAAGGAACCCTTGATAAATACGAAGGTGACGCCATCATCGCCTTTTTCGGCGCCCCCATGGATGTGCCGGACCACGCCCTGCGCGCCTGCCGGGTGGCGGTGAAAATGCAGAATGCCGGACTTGAGCTGCGCGACAAATGGGCCAAGGAAGTACAGCTCCCGGACGAACCGGACCGCAACACCAAGAACTTCCCCGAAGAGCAATGGGCCAAGGGCGAAAAGTGGCCCAAGGTAGTGCACAACATGCGCACAAGGATCGGAGTCAACTCCGGTGAAATCGTGGTCGGAAACATGGGCTCATCCATGCGCATGAACTACACCATGATGGGCGACGCTGTTAACCTCGCCGCCCGCCTGGAAGAGGGTGCCAAGCAATTCGGCATCTTCAATGCGGTTTCCCATTTCACCCTTGATCAGGAAGTGGAAGTAAACGGAGAAACCCACAAGATTCTTGATCTGGTGGAAGCAAGGCTTATCGATAACATTCAGGTGGTCGGTAAAAACGAACCCGTGCGCATCTACGAGCTTGTAGCCATGAAAGGCGGCCTGACCGAAAGCGAGGAGATCCTCTTCGACCTCTTCAACAAAGCCCGCGAAGAGTACGTGGCCCAGAACTGGGACAAGGCCATTGAAATATACACCGAAGCCAACAAATACGAACGATACGACGACACAAAATTCACACCCTGCGATGTGTTCATCAAACGCGCCGAGGAGCACAAGATTAATCCGCCCGTACCTGAAGGCGAAGTCTGGGACGGGGTTTATCGGATGACTAAGAAGTAGGAACTCCGGCGTACCTGTTTAGTGAAAAATTCTCAGGTGATATTGACAAATCCCTGAGAATGAAGAACTTCACGGGTATAACTTTGCGAGGAAAATATGAAATTACTGATCGAGAATTTTTACAATATCAAGCACGCCGAACTGGATTTCAAAAAGTTCAACATACTGATCGGCCCGCAGGCTGCCGGGAAGAGTTTGATTGCGAAGGTGCTGTATTTTATGGAAGATAGGATCTTGCACTACAGTGCACATGAACTAGCTGATCCTGATATAGAGACAAAAGAGTTTAATAAAGATTCGC
This genomic interval from Desulfovibrio sp. JC010 contains the following:
- a CDS encoding Crp/Fnr family transcriptional regulator — its product is MKKTHNLDKISLFAGLSAEQLEKIGQIIVSRELKKGEQIFTAGSDATGFYSIESGKVKIYRESLAGKEQIIHIFGAGEIFGEVPVFQGACYPASAVTLAKSTLLYFPRDRFEKVIREDPDLAMSMLALLSGRLRQLVNQVAALSLSEVPARLASYLLLLKSTQNSNVLELDLPKGLIASYLGTIQETLSRVFKKMSEQGLIKVERKTVEIIDEAALELIASGEEQL
- a CDS encoding CHASE2 domain-containing protein, translating into MLAILKKITGSDSFFLIATGLAVSILVAALYIFQPPILQFVDYKIYDQYMRSSPVGKKTNIPVIVDIDDESLAELGQWPWPRYRMALLLAKLQQAGALSTGLDILIGEPDRTSPSTIRDSLREELGVTVDFKGLPQGLMDNDKVLADVLERGRFVLGFYFDFLEDKKDPSVMALPCFAKPVPIAQIRAKGAPDLKDLTLNAQDAICPLPVLAKASPLCGFYNSITDYDGVVRRVPLIITMDGKQYPSLALATLMKAIGRRNILVKTSPIGIESIRLGKTTIPVDAKGQMMVRYRGGMEEFPYYSAKDVLSGKVGEKELKNKIIFMGTSAAGLRDLRVTPFASDYPGVEVHATIVDNILTKDFILKPDWVPGLELLLVLAAGIGSMILLTWTRSMWMIMPIAVMGAGIVYGSIYIFREYDAYFTPMYALIVLGLNFTLLTLIKFWREEGQKKFLQATFSSYLAPELIDEMFSNREMPELGGEARQVTAYFTDIQSFSTFSEKLTAPQLVELLNEYLSVMTDILIEEKGTLDKYEGDAIIAFFGAPMDVPDHALRACRVAVKMQNAGLELRDKWAKEVQLPDEPDRNTKNFPEEQWAKGEKWPKVVHNMRTRIGVNSGEIVVGNMGSSMRMNYTMMGDAVNLAARLEEGAKQFGIFNAVSHFTLDQEVEVNGETHKILDLVEARLIDNIQVVGKNEPVRIYELVAMKGGLTESEEILFDLFNKAREEYVAQNWDKAIEIYTEANKYERYDDTKFTPCDVFIKRAEEHKINPPVPEGEVWDGVYRMTKK
- a CDS encoding TolC family protein codes for the protein MSPMNPEQVDGSPYLRNILQDLLSTHDRIKAAEARVESAEHLVSQSWSGWTPSVDASIEGGREEIDKPGGGTNKARNEQRIEATQLLYDFGGVNSNIDSSKALLNEYKAVLEQTRQELLIQGVEAYLGLIRARETLKYAIQSEESMKRLSGMEETLVKRGAGLSYKELQIKAQLAGATSYRVTVERSVQTARNRFKAVFGFPVTMEEINKMVPVDMPATYMPASLDDAITQAQAQNPMLLQLKFTKERLSHDVGVQEASLYPQFEFVLEGKRREQDQGASGVRMENKATFQVSYTGFSGLYEYEGAQAAKANLREIRKTTLDVRRTVEENVRNAWLELMTLRKNAELYRTQANITAEFLELIKKKRATGEQVELLDILVGERDYSTATSASVTADIDNIIFAYKLLYEMGMMGIDVFK
- a CDS encoding ATP-binding cassette domain-containing protein yields the protein MRELLRRLSLHPFLAFEICLASLFINVLSLASPIFVIQVLNRYVGYGFDGTLITLTVGMLIAGVLNHAFTLGRVRLASAVNVGPDKHLADTVLGCLARAKMSTLGRIPPARIHELMGGIQVVQSGYDASVICSVLDMPFFILFVGATFFLSPVLALITVLAIGCSLLAGWLSMRRGKRMTDTMRNESIVHRGNLANAISGADTVRAFGGRGFLTGVFQNQMGKLQQIKRDMVQGSTRGQAVLQSIAMLLRVMVYAVGAREVVAGSMSTGGLIGASILSGKALAVSASFMKSRTMISQAGQMMQSLQEFVRQPLESESGTELKNYRGAIEIKDLGFAYPGSTGPLFEGLDVNIEPGNVVVVTGHNGAGKTSLVRLLLGLIDPGRGQILAGGVDVRQLSAPWWRRQVMYLPQEPTFLNATIRENICLNNPDMDEERLKRVVEIAGLKKYLDTSVNGLEAQVVNGGAELAVGIRRRLALARALSVQGAVAVLDEPAEGFDIEGLRAMDMIIQSMVKAQKTMVIVSQDMRLMQRADIIIDLGSKPKPQVLFPKQDVSDSNADPSDKASVKPSGDGGVQ
- a CDS encoding 4Fe-4S binding protein; translation: MNKTAVINICRGSGEGGCRFALFVDEGFAGRIEKVINNSGWPEFLQQRFGDKISRHKMVSVSGASCPNGCSRPHIADIGLIRACVPVIDHDGCIGCEECVRACPDEAMELVDGKVVITREKCLVCGYCTNVCPTEVISCSRSGWRFLIGGRLGRHPRLATELPGVYTSEEALDLVARCMKIWMDNYVDGKRFGWVMERVGHDKLLLD
- a CDS encoding HlyD family type I secretion periplasmic adaptor subunit — translated: MSPEYSGDVKATSHFFLFLCIAMCLGFFGWACFFQLDIVSQAEGEVIPSSRVKPVQHLEGGIIRQINVREGENVRKGQELIVLEATASDSTVEELEVRVTSLRVNIARLEAEDKGLAAPDYPKDIYEKFPSLIERSLKLFETRKARLESDLLSEQEKIKQREQDIKQITSRQRNSRNSLKLLREQIGISAGLLEDGLTSRYKHLGFLKEESKLKSGIEEDSAKLGKARSALAQAKADIGEIRNSYLASVREELQEDRREFDELSQRQRKFADNLNRTVIRSPVDGVIKTLFVYSTGEVVKPGMTIMDIVPAGDKLVIEARLPISDIGYVKDGQKAVVKLASGDASRFGNIDGKVINISPDADSTDRGVTYYRVRIVTDKDYFEHDGNYYKLFPGIRVIAGIHIGTRSVMEYILEPFMGSMSYAMRER
- a CDS encoding tetratricopeptide repeat protein, translating into MSTEAAPGKPEKKQPDWIDTVPPRVKESFLAAVKAHSAGKYGEAVTHYAMALSILPDDPVLLTNLGVALREEGKFKAAETCYRRAVAVRPDSPGAFSNLGNVLRRQGRLKESVNCHRRAIELDRKFIDAYYNLGLVLQDLGKLDESIRLFNYCLKYRPGDHRINWDKSLALLSKGDFINGFELYEYRWKREELTLRHFRQPVWDGSPLNGKTIFIYGEQGFGDTLNFCRYLPLVAEAGGKVIFECQPELVSLLEGMDGIDAIIRNGERLPDFDVQSPLLSLPRIMKHDLKSIPRKCPYIIPPAQAGFPVHVPQGTKFKIGIVWAGKPTHKNDHNRSVSIENFLPFAGIPGVTLYSLQKGPETAQREKYGCGLLVRDLGSGCEDFADTAKIMGQLDLIITVDTSVAHLAGALNVPVWVAIPYNPDWRWMRKRKDSPWYPSMTLFRQKKAGDWDLVFSSMLGALKKKIFG
- a CDS encoding chemotaxis protein → MTGSKILLESGTNEVELLELYLDEGSGDTYKRWSFGLNVAKVKKIVREADLKNFSGRKNNGSTPQGAPDIDPQSPLVLGMFEFMGTVIPLIDLSGWLRMEPVSKDRRMVLVTEFNEIVSAFLVSGVNRIHRVSWQELESLQGDMAKYAEGTIIGTVKLTDPDRILQVLDLEQAMEDLNPARDKAALEEVEESIDCVYQALCADDSRSMRNLVQKSLQRGGFEVEAYPNGLEIWKALEEISEKVTKTGLHVSEFIQLVVSDIEMPGMDGHALTKRIKEDPNLRDLTVYLFSSLITEELLHKGDAVGANRQYSKPQIATLVKQAREDLNGLYKRDG